The window TGGACTTTTTCTACAAGATAGAAGATTAAAAATCACCTCAGGGGCACATATTCCAGTAGTAAAAACATGTGTGAACACAGGTTTTTTATCAGCTGAGGAAATAGTATATAAGATGTTTACTCAACTAGGAGAGTTAGGATCTGATTTAAAGGCTTTAAGAGCTAAAGTTGTTGGAGGAGCTAATCTTTATAATTCATCATTTGAAATAGGTAAAAGGAATATAGAAGCGATTAACGAGCTTTTATTATATAATAAGGTTTACATAGCAGGACAAGATTTAGGGGGTAATGTAGCTAGAACGGTTCATTTTGTATCCACTACTGGTGAGTGTCATATTCAAACTTCCTCTAGTAAAGGGTATATAATTTAATAAAATTAAAAATATGAGTAAGAATGTATTAATAGTAGATGATTCGATGTATATGCGTACTGTTATAAAAGACGCTTTGGAAGGTGGGGGGTATAAAATTATCGGCCAGGCTTCAACAGGTGAAGAAGCAATAGACTTAGCATTTGATCTTCAACCTGATATTATCACTTTGGATAATATACTTCCAGATATGATAGGTATTGATATTTTAAAGGTGTATAAAGATGAAGGATTACCTTCAAAAGTCGTAATGGTGAGTGCTGTAGGGCAAGAGTCAGTAATTCAGGAAGGATTAAAACTAGGTGCATTATCCTATATTTTAAAACCTTTTACTGGTGATCAATTAGTGAACGCTCTAAAAGAACTATGATTTAATGAGTACTAGTTCAAAGGTTAAAGTATTGTTAATTGAGGATTCTGGCTTAATGAGAATTATTCTTTCTGATATAATAAGAAAGAATAAAAACCTTGAATTAGTAGGTAGTGCTATCAATGGATTAGTGGGAATAGAAAAAGCTGAAGAGCTAATGCCTGACGTAATTTTAACGGATATGATAATGCCAGAATATGATGGCTTATATGTCGTTAAAAAGGCAAAAGAAAAAGGCCTTGAAATTCCAGTGATACTGCTGAGTTCCTTGGAAAAAGCAAATCCAATAATTTTTGAAGCTTTAAATGAAGGAGCTTTTGATTTTATTGACAAACCTACTGAAGATCAAATTGATAAAGGCTATCCTGAGTTAATACA is drawn from Marivirga arenosa and contains these coding sequences:
- a CDS encoding chemotaxis protein CheD, with the translated sequence MKKKVLFISDFYTSCDFTEMVCYGLGSCIGLFLQDRRLKITSGAHIPVVKTCVNTGFLSAEEIVYKMFTQLGELGSDLKALRAKVVGGANLYNSSFEIGKRNIEAINELLLYNKVYIAGQDLGGNVARTVHFVSTTGECHIQTSSSKGYII
- a CDS encoding response regulator, which produces MSKNVLIVDDSMYMRTVIKDALEGGGYKIIGQASTGEEAIDLAFDLQPDIITLDNILPDMIGIDILKVYKDEGLPSKVVMVSAVGQESVIQEGLKLGALSYILKPFTGDQLVNALKEL